The Cervus canadensis isolate Bull #8, Minnesota chromosome 9, ASM1932006v1, whole genome shotgun sequence genome contains a region encoding:
- the LOC122447236 gene encoding LOW QUALITY PROTEIN: 40S ribosomal protein S23-like (The sequence of the model RefSeq protein was modified relative to this genomic sequence to represent the inferred CDS: inserted 2 bases in 2 codons), with protein MQACGLRLPTGSTSSSLTPPPGVGCREKLLGRGKGVLLPTVVLSGAALQKEGPESRKLCSRRRARKRHGXQYKKAHLGTXPFRRTSHAKRIVLEKIGVEAKQPNSAIRKCVRVQFTKNGKKSQPFVPSDRCLNFIEENDEVLVAGFGCKGHAVGDFPGVHFKAVKVASVSFLALHKRKKDRPRS; from the exons ATGCAGGCTTGTGGTTTAAGGTTGCCCACTGGCAGCACCTCCAGCAG CCTGACCCCACCCCCGGGAGTTGGCTGCAGGGAGAAGCTGCTAGGACGGGGCAAGGGTGTCCTCCTGCCGACCGTGGTGCTCTCAGGGGCTGCCCTGCAGAAGGAAGGACCTGAGTCGAG GAAGCTCTGTAGCCGCCGACGAGCCCGGAAGCGGCATG AACAGTACAAGAAAGCCCATTTGGGCA GCCCTTTTAGACGCACTTCTCATGCCAAGAGAATTGTGCTCGAAAAAATAGGGGTTGAAGCCAAACAGCCAAATTCTGCCATCAGGAAATGTGTCAGGGTTCAGTTCACCAAGAATGGCAAAAAATCACAGCCTTTTGTACCCAGTGATCGTTGCTTGAATTTTATTGAGGAAAATGATGAAGTTCTGGTTGCTGGATTTGGTTGCAAAGGTCATGCTGTTGGTGACTTTCCTGGAGTCCACTTTAAGGCTGTCAAAGTAGCCAGTGTCTCTTTTTTGGCCTTACACAAACGCAAGAAGGATAGACCAAGATCATAA